The nucleotide sequence GATCAAATTAAAGTTCGGTTCGGTCCGCTATTGGATCAACCGTATCATCATCCATATCCTTGATAAGTTGATATTAacgttttacaaaaaaaataaaataaaattcaatatGTTACTAAAAATCATGCACCTAAGCACAATGAAAAAGGAAGTGAAAATGTAGGGATTTTTCCCACCTTGTTTTCCATAAAAGCGCGCGCGAAAATTTGCATCTTCCGCATCTTCCCGCCTATACGAGTTCATCCGTACTCGTTTCAAAACGGCAATAAATACACCCAGATAGAGAGAGTTCTCTCTCTCCTGTCCTGTCCCCATTCTCTGAATTCTAGGGTTTCGCTGGCGATTAGGGGAGAAATGGGTTCTGCCGCGGCAGCTGAGGCAGCGGAAGCAGCGGCGGTCTTGGAGACCAAAGGTGCCAATGGGGTTAAGCCACCGTCTTCGGCTTCCTCAGGTACTTGAATCCCTAATTTGCCCCTGCGATTCTTGTTCTTTCGATGCTTTACATTATCAGAGTTAAATGGTTTCTTGATTTGGTGTTAAAATTTTGACTGCAGttctgttgtgttgtgaattcaTGATTCTGGGTTGTAATATGGGGGTTTTAGATTTAGACTGCCCCTTTTAaattgtgcatttgtgttgCGAATTTATGAATTTGGGGTTTTTAGATTTGTACTGCTCTGTTgttaaatatgaatttttggTCCAACCAAAAGCCgatgttgatttttttaatcttttacaaGCGATATTGAGGAAGGGGAAATCGGACTCGAGACCTTAGGTTTACATACTACGGCATTATATTGTATCATGTATTTGTAATTATGGATATATATGACTATgaatttcaagttttcaacGCCCTTTTTATGGTAGTATGAGTTCATTATGATGAGTTTAGCCAAAGCCAAAGGCAgacatttcattttctttgttaggaCCCGTAAAATGCCGGTTAACTAGCTTTCTCATGATTATGTTTGCTTAAATGTCTTATTCTTCTTGGGATTTGATCCAGTTTCCAAATCAATTTagaggattagtacctggatcctcctcctccattgtcTTGCACATGTATATGTCTAGGTTGAGGCAAATCTTGGCCTGGGTGCTGCTTTCACTTTTCAGTTTGTAATTCTGTTGTGtaatttctcaaaatttatttttgcaaTAGGAATGAcgaagaagaagggcaaaccAGCTTCCCAAAAGGCCGCACCTGCCGGCTCTAAAACTAAGAAGCGAGATTTGCCTCAGAGCACTGAAGAGCCTTCCAGGTCTCGGAAAATGCCCAAGCGGGCTGCTGCATGTGCAAACTTTAAGGAGAAGCCTGTTCATATTTCTGAAAAGTCTAATCTTATTGAAACCAAGAAGGATCGAGTAGTGGATCAAGAGACTGATGCTATACTCCTGACTTGTGGCGAGGACCAAGATGCGGCGCGCCCAAACAGAAGGCTGACTGATTTTATTGTGCATGATGAAAGTGGGTCACCCCAGCCCGTTGAGATGTTGGAAGTTGCTGACATGTTTATATCTGGTACTATATTGCCTCTGAATGAAAGTTCTGACAAGGACAAGCAAAGAGGTGTTAGATGTGAAGGTTTTGGGCGAATAGAATCTTGGGACATCTCTGGTTATGAAGAGGGCTCTCCTGTGATATGGCTCTCAACTGATGTTGCTGATTATGATTGTCGTAAACCTGCCAGCACCTATAGGAAGTACCATGATCAATTCTTTGAGAAAGCGCGTGCTTGCATAGAGGTTTACAAAAAGCTGTCAAAATCCAAATCTGACACCACTCTTGATGAATTACTTGCTGGCATTGCTCGATCAATGAGTGGAAGCAAATTCTTTTCTGGTACTGCAGCTATCAAAGAATTTGTTATATCTCAAGGCGAGTTTATCTATGATCAACTGATAGGTTTGGAGGAAGCATCAAAGAAGAATGATCAGCCATTTGCAGAGCTTCCTGTTCTTGTTGCCCTTAGAGATGAGAGCAGAAACTGTGGAGGTTTTGTCCAATCAAAACCAGCAAGTTCAAGTGGTACCCTAAAGATTGGTTCAGAAGATAGAGACGGAGAGACTGGACTGAATACATCTGGTTCATCCATAGTTGAAGCGGAGGAAAACGATGATGTAAAATTGGCAAGACTTTTGCAAGAAGAGGAGTACTGGAAGTCAATGAAACAGAAAAAACGTCAGGGTTCCGCCTCTTTGTCGAGCAAATACTATATCAAAATCAATGAAGATGAACTTGCCAATGATTATCCTCTACCTGCTTATTACAAGACTTCCATTGAAGAAACTGACGAGTTCATAGTTTTTGACAATGACTATGATATCTTAAATGCTGATGACCTTCCTCGAAGCATGCTTCATAATTGGAGTCTGTACAATTCAGACTCAAGATTGATTTCGTTGGAACTTCTTCCGATGAAACCTTGCACAGAAATTGATGTTACGATTTTCGGGTCTGGGGTTATGACTGCAGATGATGGAAGCGGCTTTTCTCTTGATTCTGATGGTTCTTCAAGTGGTCCAGGAGCACAGGATGCTGATGGAATGCCGATTTACTTGAGTGCAATAAAGGAGTGGATGATTGAATTGGGAGCATCAATGGTCTCAATATCAATCCGAACAGATTTGGCGTGGTACAGACTTGGACAGCCATCTAAGCAGTATGCTTTGTGGTATGAACCAATTCTGAAAACAGCAAAGGTTGGTAGAAGCATAATCACTTTGCTGAAAGAGCAAAGTCGAGTAGCACGACTTTCTTTTGCAGATGTTATTAAGAGATTGTCAGGGTTTCCAAAGGACCACTGTGCCTACATTTCTTCTGATCCAGCATTTGTTGAGAGATATGTGGTTGTCCATGGACAGATAATACTGCAACTGTTTTCAGAATTTCCTGATGTGCAGATTAAAAAGTGTCCATTTGTGGTTGGTCTTTCAAACAAAATGGAGGAGAGGCACCATACTAAATGGTTGGTAAAGAAGAAGGTTGTGGAGAAGAGTGGATCAAACTTGAACCCAAGGGCATCCATGGGACCTGTGGTTTCCAAGAAGAAGGCAATGCGGGCTACAACAACAAGGCTGATCAACAGAATCTGGGGGGAGTACTATTTAAATTACTCTCCAGAAGATTCGAATGAGGAGGAAGCTAATGGTGGAaagaaagaggaggaggaagttgAAGAAGAGGAGGGAAAAGAGGATGTAGAAgaggatgaagatgatgagAAAGATAATCCAACGGAACAAGCCCAGAAGCGTAGTTCAATTTCAAGACAAACTAAATCATGCTCCAACAACAAGGAGGTTCTGTGGGATGGGGAGCCTGTGGGAACAACGTGTTCTGGTGAAGCTCTTTATAAGTGTGCCAGTCTTCATGGAGATGAAATTTCTGTTGGTGGTGCAGTCTTGGTAGAACTTGATGGATCAGATGAACTTCCTGCCATTTATTTTGTTGAGTATATGTatgaaacaagaaatggaaGCAAAATGTTTCATGGGAGATTGATGGAGCGAGGATCTCAGACTGTTCTTGGCAACACTGCCAATGAGAGGGAGGTATTTTTGACAAATGAGTGCACAAACTTGGCATTAAAAGATGTTAAAGAGACAGCAGTTGTGGATATCAAATTAATGCCGTGGGGGCATCAATATAGGAAGGAGAATGCAGAAGCTAGCCGAAGAGATAGAGAAAGGGCAGAAGACAGGAAGAAGAATGGATTGCCAACTGAATATTACTGTAAAAGCTTGTATTGCCCAGAGGAAGGTGCTTTCTTTAACCTTTCCCGTGATACCATGGGTCTGGGTTCTGGTGCCTGCCACTCTTGCAAAGTGAACGAAGCTGAGGAGGCCAAGGAGGTTTTTAAAGTGAATTCATCAAAGACTGGTTTTGTATACAGGGGAGCTGAGTACTCAGTTCATGATTATGTCTATGTAAGTCCCCATTTTTTTTCTACGGAAAGGATGGAAACTGAAACTTTCAAGGCTAGTAGGAATTTGGGACTGAGAGCTTATGTTGTGTGCCAAGTGCTGGAGATAATTGGTACGAAGGAATCTAAACGACCTGGACCAGAATCTACCCTGGTTAAAGTTAGAAGGTTTTTCAGACCAGAGGACATTTCGGTTGAGAAGGCATACGGTTGTGATATTAGAGAGGTCTACTACAGTGAAGAAACACACATTGTGACGGTTGATGATATAGAAGGAAAATGTGAAGTCAGAAAGAAGAGTGATCTTCCGGTATGCAATGCTCCTGTCACTTTCGAGCATACCTTCTTCTGTGAGTATCTGTATGATCCTTCTAATGGGTCTATCAAGCAGTTGCCAGCAACCATCAAACTGAGGTACTCAACAGTAGGTGGTGATGTGGAATCTAGGAAGAGGAAGGGGAAAGGCAAAGAAGGAGATGTTTCTGAAGTTGAGAAACAGAGAGCTGATTCTGAGCAGAAACGTCTAGCCACATTAGATATATTTGCCGGGTGTGGTGGCTTGTCTGAAGGGTTGCGTCAGGCTGGCGTTTCATTAACCAAGTGGGCAATTGAGTACGAAGAGCCTGCTGGTGATGCTTTCAAACTGAACCATCCTGAGTCACTGGTGTTTATCAATAACTGCAATGTGATCTTAAGGGCTGTAATGGAGAAATGCGGGGATACAGATGATTGCATCTCGACTTCCGAAGCTGCTGATTTCGCTAAATCACTTGACGAGAAAGTTAAGAATGATCTGCCACTGCCGGGGCAAGTGGATTTCATCAATGGAGGACCTCCGTGTCAGGGTTTCTCTGGAATGAATAGGTTCAACCAAAGCACTTGGAGTAAAGTTCAGTGTGAAATGATTTTGGCATTTTTATCCTTTGCTGACTACTTCCGGCCAAAGTATTTCCTCTTGGAGAATGTGAGGAACTTTGTGTCTTTCAACAAGGGACAGACATTCCGTCTGACTGTGGCTTCACTTCTTGAGATGGGTTACCAGGTGAGGTTCGGTATTCTAGAAGCTGGAGCTTATGGAGTTTCTCAGTCACGAAAGCGAGCATTCATATGGGCAGCTGCGCCAGATGAGATTCTCCCAGAGTGGCCAGAGCCAATGCATGTCTTTGGTGTACCAGAGTTGAAGATCTCATTGTCTGGGAACTCATATTATTCTGCTGTTAGAAGTACTGCAGGTGGAGCTCCTTTCCGTTCCATAACTGTCAGAGACACAATTGGAGATCTCCCAGCTGTAGGGAATGGAGCATCCAAGGTCAATCTGGAGTACGAAAGTGACCCCATATCATGGTTCCAGAAGAAAATCCGAGGGGAGATGGCTGTTCTGACTGAGCACATTTCGAAAGAAATGAACGAGCTGAATCTCATTCGATGCCAGAGGATTCCAAAGCGGCCAGGCGCTGATTGGCAATGTCTTCCAGACGAAAAGGTGAAGCTCTCCACTGGACAGATAGTTGACTTGATCCCATGGTGCCTTCCCAACACGGCCAAGCGCCACAATCAGTGGAAGGGCCTGTTCGGAAGGCTTGACTGGGAAGGCAACTTCCCAACCTCCATCACAGATCCTCAGCCAATGGGGAAGGTGGGAATGTGCTTCCACCCTGACCAGGACAGGATTCTGACAGTTCGGGAATGCGCTCGGTCTCAAGGATTCAGGGATAGCTACCAGTTTTCGGGCAACATTCTTCACAAGCACAGGCAGATTGGAAATGCAGTTCCTCCTACTTTGGCCTATGCGTTGGGACGAAAACTCAAGGAAGCAGTGGACAGCAAGAACAAGGAACAGGAGTAGTTTGTGGTCTTGGTTTTCTAAGTTGTAGTAATATGTTTATCCGTTTCGTTGCCAAAAATCCAGTTTGATGTTGTCTTTCATCTTTATATGTGCTTTGGCTCTTTACTTGGCCTTTGAAATTGTAGACTTCGATTTCAATACAGAAAGgtattttccatatttttttgttgtttttatctTGTTTCTGAATATCCAACAGGCATGGGTGGGCTAAATAAAAGTCCCACTGAAAATAAACTGGCCGGTTTGGTTCAAATTTGACCCGAGACAAAGGTCACCggttcaaaacaaaattgaaccaGTTTGGCTCTTGGTTTTATTATccaatataagaaaaaaaatttggagtgGTGCTTGA is from Pyrus communis chromosome 10, drPyrComm1.1, whole genome shotgun sequence and encodes:
- the LOC137747507 gene encoding DNA (cytosine-5)-methyltransferase 1-like yields the protein MGSAAAAEAAEAAAVLETKGANGVKPPSSASSGMTKKKGKPASQKAAPAGSKTKKRDLPQSTEEPSRSRKMPKRAAACANFKEKPVHISEKSNLIETKKDRVVDQETDAILLTCGEDQDAARPNRRLTDFIVHDESGSPQPVEMLEVADMFISGTILPLNESSDKDKQRGVRCEGFGRIESWDISGYEEGSPVIWLSTDVADYDCRKPASTYRKYHDQFFEKARACIEVYKKLSKSKSDTTLDELLAGIARSMSGSKFFSGTAAIKEFVISQGEFIYDQLIGLEEASKKNDQPFAELPVLVALRDESRNCGGFVQSKPASSSGTLKIGSEDRDGETGLNTSGSSIVEAEENDDVKLARLLQEEEYWKSMKQKKRQGSASLSSKYYIKINEDELANDYPLPAYYKTSIEETDEFIVFDNDYDILNADDLPRSMLHNWSLYNSDSRLISLELLPMKPCTEIDVTIFGSGVMTADDGSGFSLDSDGSSSGPGAQDADGMPIYLSAIKEWMIELGASMVSISIRTDLAWYRLGQPSKQYALWYEPILKTAKVGRSIITLLKEQSRVARLSFADVIKRLSGFPKDHCAYISSDPAFVERYVVVHGQIILQLFSEFPDVQIKKCPFVVGLSNKMEERHHTKWLVKKKVVEKSGSNLNPRASMGPVVSKKKAMRATTTRLINRIWGEYYLNYSPEDSNEEEANGGKKEEEEVEEEEGKEDVEEDEDDEKDNPTEQAQKRSSISRQTKSCSNNKEVLWDGEPVGTTCSGEALYKCASLHGDEISVGGAVLVELDGSDELPAIYFVEYMYETRNGSKMFHGRLMERGSQTVLGNTANEREVFLTNECTNLALKDVKETAVVDIKLMPWGHQYRKENAEASRRDRERAEDRKKNGLPTEYYCKSLYCPEEGAFFNLSRDTMGLGSGACHSCKVNEAEEAKEVFKVNSSKTGFVYRGAEYSVHDYVYVSPHFFSTERMETETFKASRNLGLRAYVVCQVLEIIGTKESKRPGPESTLVKVRRFFRPEDISVEKAYGCDIREVYYSEETHIVTVDDIEGKCEVRKKSDLPVCNAPVTFEHTFFCEYLYDPSNGSIKQLPATIKLRYSTVGGDVESRKRKGKGKEGDVSEVEKQRADSEQKRLATLDIFAGCGGLSEGLRQAGVSLTKWAIEYEEPAGDAFKLNHPESLVFINNCNVILRAVMEKCGDTDDCISTSEAADFAKSLDEKVKNDLPLPGQVDFINGGPPCQGFSGMNRFNQSTWSKVQCEMILAFLSFADYFRPKYFLLENVRNFVSFNKGQTFRLTVASLLEMGYQVRFGILEAGAYGVSQSRKRAFIWAAAPDEILPEWPEPMHVFGVPELKISLSGNSYYSAVRSTAGGAPFRSITVRDTIGDLPAVGNGASKVNLEYESDPISWFQKKIRGEMAVLTEHISKEMNELNLIRCQRIPKRPGADWQCLPDEKVKLSTGQIVDLIPWCLPNTAKRHNQWKGLFGRLDWEGNFPTSITDPQPMGKVGMCFHPDQDRILTVRECARSQGFRDSYQFSGNILHKHRQIGNAVPPTLAYALGRKLKEAVDSKNKEQE